From Streptomyces sp. GSL17-111, one genomic window encodes:
- a CDS encoding 8-amino-7-oxononanoate synthase family protein produces MTARRTIEPTHRFRNNDKSVGIGNAFWDLSEENGLAGIVAELDDGVLRTEAGHTFVNFSCCSYLDLDSHPRVIEGAVEALRRYGVLDHCIPRSRVQIPALLELEHSLGELFSADVVSAISASAASAGLLPLIASGHVGDGERPLMIFDKNCHVSMAQTKPVCADETEVVTCRHHDLDFIEARCKEYSRVWYVCDGSDSLGGYAPVAELAALQDRYGLQVYYDDSHSLSAFGPRGVGYVRSVSPALSDRTVVVTTLNKAFGTSGAAVLLNGHPKRTLRVIERFAGAMSYSQPLNTAAVGAGLASAEIHRSEELPALQRRLQEKIALFDAHVETAQSGSTFPIRLVPMDDEVVIEAGRRVFEAGFYVSPVFFPIVARGTAGLRVMMRAGQTDEQIRALCSVLVEVGARPAPATRTEAGA; encoded by the coding sequence ATGACCGCCCGAAGGACGATCGAACCGACGCACCGCTTCCGCAACAACGACAAGTCGGTGGGGATCGGCAACGCGTTCTGGGACCTGTCGGAGGAGAACGGCCTCGCCGGCATCGTCGCCGAGCTCGACGACGGCGTCCTGCGCACTGAGGCGGGGCACACGTTCGTCAACTTCAGCTGCTGCTCGTACCTGGACCTGGACTCGCATCCCCGGGTGATCGAGGGAGCCGTCGAGGCCCTGCGCCGGTACGGCGTGCTGGACCACTGCATCCCCCGCAGCCGGGTCCAGATACCCGCCCTGCTGGAGCTGGAGCACTCGCTGGGCGAGCTGTTCTCGGCGGACGTCGTCTCGGCCATCTCGGCCAGCGCGGCCAGCGCGGGCCTACTCCCGCTGATCGCCTCGGGCCACGTCGGCGACGGCGAGCGACCGCTGATGATCTTCGACAAGAACTGCCACGTCTCGATGGCGCAGACCAAGCCGGTCTGCGCGGACGAGACGGAGGTCGTCACCTGCCGCCACCACGACCTGGACTTCATCGAGGCGCGCTGCAAGGAGTACTCCCGCGTCTGGTACGTCTGCGACGGCAGCGACAGCCTGGGCGGCTACGCCCCGGTCGCCGAACTCGCCGCGCTGCAGGACCGGTACGGCCTGCAGGTCTACTACGACGACTCGCACTCCCTGTCGGCGTTCGGACCGCGCGGTGTGGGCTACGTCCGGTCGGTCAGCCCCGCCTTGAGCGACCGCACCGTCGTGGTCACCACCCTGAACAAGGCCTTCGGCACCAGCGGGGCCGCCGTGCTCCTCAACGGCCACCCGAAGCGGACGTTGCGCGTCATCGAGCGCTTCGCCGGAGCGATGAGCTACTCGCAGCCGCTCAACACCGCCGCCGTCGGCGCGGGGCTGGCGTCCGCCGAGATCCACCGGAGCGAGGAACTGCCCGCACTGCAAAGGCGGTTGCAGGAGAAGATCGCGCTGTTCGACGCCCACGTGGAGACCGCGCAGTCCGGTTCGACGTTCCCCATCCGGCTCGTGCCGATGGACGACGAGGTGGTCATCGAGGCCGGAAGGCGCGTCTTCGAGGCCGGGTTCTACGTCTCGCCGGTGTTCTTCCCGATCGTCGCGCGCGGTACGGCGGGGCTGCGGGTGATGATGCGGGCCGGGCAGACCGACGAGCAGATCCGCGCGCTGTGTTCCGTCCTGGTGGAGGTGGGGGCCCGGCCGGCCCCCGCGACGCGGACGGAGGCGGGGGCGTGA
- a CDS encoding TMEM175 family protein: MERPPEAREQDRAADERLVALSDGVFAIALTILVLDLSVPPDLGPQAFHAALREALPGIGAYALSFWVIAQLWWDHRRILAAIPEIDVRVVWLTLLGLALVALVPFPTAVLADYSEESSAVALYAAVVAAVNAVHLALRVLSHRGPGQAASPEALRLQRLDDADVAVAVVLFGLAVPLAFVSPTAALLSWLLFLPLKPMIGLRQKAAARRARRR, encoded by the coding sequence GTGGAACGTCCACCGGAGGCGCGCGAACAGGACAGGGCGGCGGACGAGCGCCTGGTGGCGCTGTCGGACGGCGTCTTCGCCATCGCGCTCACCATCCTCGTCCTCGATCTCTCCGTCCCGCCCGACCTCGGGCCGCAGGCGTTCCACGCCGCGCTGCGCGAGGCACTGCCCGGCATCGGGGCCTACGCGCTGAGCTTCTGGGTCATCGCCCAGCTGTGGTGGGACCACCGCCGCATCCTGGCGGCCATCCCGGAGATCGACGTGCGCGTCGTCTGGCTGACGCTCCTGGGCCTGGCCCTCGTCGCGCTGGTGCCCTTCCCCACCGCCGTCCTGGCCGACTACTCCGAGGAGTCCTCGGCGGTCGCGCTGTACGCGGCCGTGGTCGCGGCCGTCAACGCGGTGCACCTCGCGCTGCGGGTGCTCTCGCACCGTGGCCCGGGGCAGGCGGCGTCCCCGGAGGCCCTGCGGCTCCAGCGGCTGGACGACGCCGACGTGGCCGTCGCCGTCGTGCTGTTCGGGCTGGCCGTCCCGCTGGCGTTCGTCTCACCGACCGCCGCGCTGCTGTCGTGGCTGCTCTTCCTCCCCCTCAAACCGATGATCGGCCTGCGTCAGAAGGCCGCCGCCCGGCGCGCGCGCCGTCGCTGA
- a CDS encoding SAM-dependent methyltransferase codes for MNVANGGPIAEGDPTGEDPAALIDSSVPHSARMWNYWLGGKDNYEADRVAADQFATAFPAIAANARAFRAFLSRAIRYLADDAGVRQFLDVGTGLPTVDNTHEIAQRVAPDSRIVYVDNDPLVLAHARALLTSTPEGATAYLDADLHRPAAILAEARRTLDFDRPVALILSGILGHVTDDAEALGIVRELTEALPSGSYLLVCDGTDTDETLKKAQEEHNEGGQVQYRLRSPEELGAFFAGFDLVEPGVVSCPLWRPNPSEVGSAVPVDSYGGVGRKP; via the coding sequence ATGAACGTGGCGAACGGCGGACCCATAGCCGAAGGCGACCCGACCGGCGAGGACCCGGCGGCGCTGATCGACAGCAGCGTGCCGCACTCGGCCCGGATGTGGAACTACTGGCTCGGTGGCAAGGACAACTACGAGGCCGACCGGGTGGCGGCGGACCAGTTCGCCACGGCGTTCCCGGCCATCGCGGCCAACGCCCGCGCCTTCCGCGCGTTCCTCTCCCGGGCGATCCGGTACCTGGCCGACGACGCCGGGGTGCGGCAGTTCCTCGACGTCGGCACGGGGCTGCCGACGGTCGACAACACCCACGAGATCGCGCAGCGGGTGGCCCCCGACTCGCGGATCGTCTACGTCGACAACGACCCGCTGGTCCTGGCCCACGCCCGCGCGCTGCTCACCAGCACCCCGGAGGGCGCGACGGCGTACCTGGACGCCGACCTGCACCGGCCGGCGGCGATCCTGGCCGAGGCCCGCCGCACGCTGGACTTCGACCGGCCGGTCGCGCTCATCCTCAGCGGCATCCTCGGTCACGTCACGGACGACGCGGAGGCGCTCGGCATCGTCCGCGAACTGACGGAGGCGCTGCCGTCCGGTAGCTACCTGCTGGTCTGCGACGGCACGGACACCGACGAGACGCTGAAGAAGGCGCAGGAGGAGCACAACGAGGGCGGGCAGGTGCAGTACAGGCTGCGCAGCCCGGAGGAGCTCGGGGCGTTCTTCGCCGGGTTCGACCTCGTCGAGCCGGGAGTCGTCTCGTGTCCGCTGTGGCGGCCGAACCCGTCGGAGGTCGGCTCCGCCGTTCCCGTGGACTCCTACGGCGGCGTGGGGCGCAAGCCGTAA
- a CDS encoding rodlin, producing MIKKVLATAAVAASVVGVTGVVASPALAVGDGNQEAASGNGAKQVYGNTTTGGYMSPNMSLVNGSLNKPCIAALDGKTNVGSLVGLVPITVQDVLSSNNSQACTENSTIQDGDDPLSHILSDLNLLSENGAAAVD from the coding sequence GTGATCAAGAAGGTGCTCGCCACGGCTGCTGTGGCGGCTTCCGTCGTCGGTGTGACCGGTGTCGTTGCGTCCCCCGCTCTCGCGGTCGGCGACGGGAACCAGGAAGCGGCCAGCGGCAACGGCGCGAAGCAGGTCTACGGCAACACCACCACGGGCGGCTACATGAGCCCGAACATGAGCCTGGTCAACGGCTCCCTGAACAAGCCGTGCATCGCGGCGCTGGACGGGAAGACCAACGTGGGCAGCCTCGTGGGCCTCGTGCCGATCACCGTCCAGGACGTCCTGTCGAGCAACAACAGCCAGGCCTGCACGGAGAACTCCACGATCCAGGACGGCGACGACCCGCTGTCGCACATCCTGTCGGACCTCAACCTCCTCTCGGAGAACGGCGCCGCCGCGGTCGACTGA
- a CDS encoding ATP-binding SpoIIE family protein phosphatase, protein MGKRQGVPTAQVGPGGGAVVLERRPTARRTLSGRGRGASAALRRTREALGTMLAPRDRLTWLNEASSRIGTTLDLERTCQELADYAVPELADGAAVDVLDSILRGEQPVTPPTGRLPVTRAMAVSELPELDLEPDPVGDLSTRRSGSLVNPCLLEQQPVLVSRIEPHEYEMIAPTRNAALAMQRAGVHSYMAVPLVARGVFLGIADYVRAGTRPGFTRTDVSLAMELATKAAVYVDNARMYGRERQAVVSLQRSLLPRATPETPGLAVDTCYAPANEPQGVGGDWFDVVGLPGGRTALVVGDVMSHGMAAAATMGRLRAVARTLMSLDIAPERVLGRLDLAARDLEEDQVATCLVAVHDPVDRTYTLAAAGQVPPLVVDGRGNARYLEMPVGAPLGSGVIPYDAVELPAEEGDRLVLYTDGLIKTREDDLDHCLDLLRKRAGELLAGRMLGAEELVHAAPTGVHRFDEAVTVVSASCPSGDVLLRQWDLPSDGAAAGRARRLVREQLGRWRLEEMSDVTELVVSELVGNALRYGGGPGRLRLLRHSRLVVEVSDTGPDLPQIQHVSLNDEGGRGLQLVNLLCRRWGSCRTPLGKVVWAEQDIPLPAEAD, encoded by the coding sequence ATGGGGAAGCGCCAGGGGGTGCCCACGGCACAGGTCGGTCCAGGAGGTGGTGCGGTGGTCCTCGAGCGCAGGCCCACGGCCCGCCGGACGCTCTCCGGCCGGGGTCGCGGGGCCTCGGCGGCGCTCCGCAGGACGCGTGAGGCGCTGGGCACCATGCTGGCCCCGCGCGACCGCCTGACCTGGCTGAACGAGGCGAGCAGCCGGATCGGCACGACCCTGGACCTGGAACGGACCTGCCAGGAACTCGCCGACTACGCGGTGCCCGAGCTGGCCGACGGGGCGGCCGTCGACGTGCTCGACAGCATCCTGCGCGGCGAGCAGCCCGTGACGCCGCCGACCGGGCGGCTGCCCGTGACGCGCGCGATGGCCGTCTCGGAACTGCCCGAACTCGACCTGGAGCCCGACCCGGTCGGCGACCTCTCCACCCGCCGTTCCGGCAGCCTGGTCAACCCCTGTCTGCTGGAGCAGCAGCCGGTCCTCGTCAGCCGGATCGAGCCGCACGAGTACGAGATGATCGCCCCCACCCGGAACGCGGCCCTGGCCATGCAGCGGGCGGGTGTCCACAGCTACATGGCGGTGCCGCTGGTGGCCCGGGGCGTGTTCCTCGGCATCGCGGACTACGTGCGCGCCGGCACCCGGCCCGGTTTCACCCGCACGGACGTGTCGCTGGCGATGGAACTGGCCACGAAGGCGGCCGTCTACGTCGACAACGCCCGGATGTACGGACGGGAGCGGCAGGCCGTCGTCTCCCTCCAGCGCAGCCTGCTGCCGCGCGCCACCCCCGAGACGCCGGGCCTGGCCGTCGACACCTGCTACGCGCCGGCGAACGAGCCGCAGGGTGTCGGGGGCGACTGGTTCGACGTCGTCGGCCTGCCGGGAGGCCGGACGGCGCTGGTGGTCGGGGACGTCATGAGCCACGGCATGGCGGCGGCCGCCACGATGGGCCGGCTCCGGGCCGTCGCCCGCACGCTGATGAGCCTGGACATCGCCCCCGAACGCGTACTGGGCCGCCTGGACCTGGCCGCCCGCGACCTGGAGGAGGATCAGGTCGCGACCTGCCTGGTCGCCGTCCACGACCCCGTCGACCGGACGTACACGCTGGCCGCCGCCGGACAGGTCCCGCCGCTCGTCGTGGACGGCCGGGGCAACGCCCGTTACCTGGAGATGCCCGTCGGCGCGCCGCTCGGCTCCGGCGTCATTCCCTACGACGCGGTCGAGCTGCCCGCCGAGGAGGGCGACCGGCTCGTGCTCTACACGGACGGGTTGATCAAGACCCGTGAGGACGACCTGGACCACTGCCTCGACCTGCTGCGCAAACGTGCGGGCGAGCTGCTGGCCGGTCGGATGCTGGGCGCCGAGGAGCTGGTGCACGCCGCGCCGACCGGCGTGCACCGGTTCGACGAAGCGGTGACCGTCGTCTCCGCGTCCTGCCCGAGCGGTGACGTCCTGCTCCGGCAGTGGGACCTGCCGAGCGACGGCGCCGCGGCGGGGCGGGCCCGCAGGCTCGTGCGCGAGCAGCTCGGCCGGTGGCGGCTGGAGGAGATGTCGGACGTGACCGAACTGGTCGTCAGCGAGCTGGTCGGCAACGCGCTGCGGTACGGGGGCGGGCCGGGCAGGCTGCGCCTGCTGCGGCACAGCCGCCTCGTCGTGGAGGTCTCCGACACCGGCCCCGACCTGCCGCAGATCCAGCACGTTTCGCTGAACGACGAGGGCGGGCGGGGCCTTCAGCTGGTCAACCTCCTGTGCCGGCGCTGGGGTTCGTGCCGCACCCCGCTGGGCAAGGTCGTCTGGGCCGAGCAGGACATCCCGCTCCCGGCGGAGGCGGACTGA
- a CDS encoding acyl carrier protein, with product MYEQLKTILITDLHVAEGDVRPEATREEAGLDSLAMVELSMAIGKRLGLDVSDDELLEAATVGDLARLVEERAAQAAQEASSP from the coding sequence GTGTACGAGCAGCTCAAGACCATTTTGATCACCGATCTCCACGTGGCGGAGGGCGACGTGCGGCCGGAGGCGACCCGCGAGGAGGCGGGCCTGGACTCCCTGGCGATGGTGGAGCTGTCCATGGCGATCGGCAAGCGGCTGGGGCTGGACGTCAGCGACGACGAACTGCTGGAGGCCGCCACCGTGGGAGACCTGGCCCGGCTCGTCGAGGAGCGTGCCGCGCAGGCCGCCCAGGAGGCGTCGAGCCCTTGA
- a CDS encoding glycosyltransferase family 4 protein, protein MRVLHVIKEVTDGGASVGLLRMCVDGPGEARPTVASLIPPRPEHRAVFERAGVPVLAGGEAARAAVAETDLVQVEWWNNPYVNDFLVNADLPATRVLLHSRGHFDAPWMCPSDRLLARVDGCTVTTPSAAANPRFESNRRSTGLPAARCVFSSAGPVAAAPGPGRARREEGRITVGYLGTVEPIKMHAAMMEIAAGVIEAAPEVDFVFAGDGALAEYRAEARRLGIGDRVRFLGFQDDPAAFLAGLDVFCYPLNPYTYATSEKALQEAMLAGLPCVALPVGGIRDLLTTDSALLVETPAQCVDACLSLVRSPALRTRLGRAARERIERLTERRAWRSRLSAARAEVLARPARARSALGVDRAALFDHCTDRRGWETDRMDEARRADFARVAAFVEDDYAAWLESGTPRPDMPAVRAERISS, encoded by the coding sequence GTGAGGGTCCTCCACGTCATCAAGGAGGTGACCGACGGCGGAGCCAGCGTGGGGCTGCTCCGGATGTGCGTCGACGGCCCCGGGGAGGCGCGGCCCACGGTCGCCTCGCTGATACCGCCCCGCCCCGAGCACCGCGCGGTCTTCGAGCGGGCGGGCGTCCCCGTGCTGGCGGGCGGGGAGGCCGCCCGCGCCGCCGTGGCGGAGACCGACCTCGTGCAGGTGGAGTGGTGGAACAACCCCTACGTGAACGACTTCCTGGTCAACGCCGACCTGCCGGCGACCCGCGTCCTCCTGCACTCCCGGGGCCACTTCGACGCTCCGTGGATGTGTCCGAGCGACCGGCTGCTGGCGCGCGTCGACGGCTGCACGGTGACCACGCCGAGTGCGGCGGCCAACCCCCGCTTCGAGAGCAACCGCCGCAGCACCGGGCTGCCGGCCGCCCGGTGTGTCTTCTCCTCGGCGGGCCCGGTGGCCGCGGCGCCCGGGCCGGGGCGGGCCCGGCGCGAGGAGGGGCGGATCACCGTCGGCTACCTCGGCACGGTCGAACCGATCAAGATGCACGCCGCGATGATGGAGATCGCCGCAGGGGTGATCGAGGCGGCCCCGGAGGTCGACTTCGTGTTCGCCGGTGACGGCGCCCTGGCGGAGTACCGGGCGGAGGCACGGCGGCTGGGCATCGGCGACCGCGTGAGGTTCCTGGGGTTCCAGGACGATCCGGCCGCCTTCCTCGCGGGGCTCGACGTCTTCTGCTACCCCCTCAACCCCTACACGTACGCCACGAGTGAGAAGGCGCTCCAGGAGGCGATGCTCGCCGGGCTGCCCTGTGTGGCGCTCCCGGTGGGCGGCATCCGCGACCTGCTCACCACGGACAGCGCCCTGCTCGTCGAGACGCCCGCACAGTGCGTCGACGCCTGCCTGTCGCTGGTGCGCTCCCCCGCCCTGCGGACGCGCCTGGGGCGCGCGGCGCGCGAGCGGATCGAGCGGCTCACCGAACGCCGCGCGTGGCGGAGCCGGCTGTCCGCCGCCCGCGCCGAGGTGCTGGCCCGGCCCGCCCGGGCGAGGTCCGCCCTCGGGGTGGACCGGGCAGCGCTGTTCGACCACTGCACCGACCGGCGCGGGTGGGAGACGGACCGGATGGACGAGGCGCGGCGGGCGGACTTCGCCCGGGTGGCCGCCTTCGTCGAGGACGACTACGCGGCCTGGCTGGAGTCCGGCACACCGCGTCCCGACATGCCCGCCGTGCGGGCGGAGAGGATCTCATCGTGA
- a CDS encoding HpcH/HpaI aldolase/citrate lyase family protein: protein MRSTTRAIPRSFLYTPALSLDRVLAARSYDADVHLIDLEDSVPAPAKEEARTICRTALDRADDARNLAVRINPTGTVDHVRDLALLTDGTVRPGYVFMTMVRFPSEPLLLRECLASAGWRPEIFVTVETVEAVHDLDAVAGASDGLILGSADLAATLGIDINPTGLLATRQAMALACARHHTTCIDTGNFQLADTSALHEEIAQARALGFHGKGTVHPKELDAINAAFRPSPQEMAEARTVVDAVRAAGDGVTLVDGRMVGPPFVRRARETLGRGEAWEARFGTARSDRPAAP, encoded by the coding sequence GTGAGGAGCACGACGCGCGCGATCCCGCGCAGCTTCCTGTACACGCCGGCCCTGTCCCTGGACCGGGTCCTGGCGGCCCGCTCCTACGACGCCGACGTGCACCTGATCGACCTGGAGGACTCCGTCCCGGCTCCGGCCAAGGAGGAGGCGCGGACGATCTGCCGCACGGCCCTGGACCGGGCGGACGACGCCCGGAACCTCGCCGTCCGCATCAACCCGACGGGCACGGTCGACCACGTGCGCGACCTCGCGCTCCTGACGGACGGCACGGTACGGCCCGGCTACGTCTTCATGACCATGGTGCGGTTCCCCTCGGAGCCGCTGCTCCTGCGCGAGTGCCTCGCCTCGGCCGGGTGGCGTCCGGAGATCTTCGTGACGGTGGAGACCGTCGAGGCCGTGCACGACCTCGACGCGGTGGCCGGGGCGAGCGACGGGCTCATCCTCGGCTCGGCGGACCTGGCGGCCACCCTCGGCATCGACATCAACCCCACCGGACTGCTGGCCACCCGGCAGGCGATGGCCCTGGCCTGCGCCCGGCACCACACGACGTGTATCGACACCGGCAACTTCCAGCTGGCCGACACCTCGGCCCTGCACGAGGAGATCGCCCAGGCCCGCGCGCTCGGCTTCCACGGCAAGGGCACCGTGCACCCGAAGGAACTCGACGCCATCAACGCCGCCTTCCGGCCGAGCCCCCAGGAGATGGCGGAGGCCCGCACGGTCGTGGACGCGGTCCGCGCGGCGGGCGACGGCGTCACGCTGGTGGACGGACGGATGGTCGGCCCGCCCTTCGTGCGCCGGGCCCGCGAGACCCTGGGCCGGGGGGAGGCGTGGGAGGCCCGTTTCGGCACGGCCCGCTCCGACCGCCCCGCAGCGCCCTGA
- a CDS encoding SpoIIE family protein phosphatase, translating into MATGHGSGRFADALVRLLACAEPDDLLAEAAAALSPRVQDAVGVLYRLDADGSLRLTASVGLPAAYLEAYRVIPVDSWLPCARAVRESRPVWTTAGEYARPDLHPEDHGRVPLPSSAEFVAVPLLVDGTCLGALSLRVPRGSALDSTVEYRLMALATACAHRWERILTGGNVPAGDQGLPPRALAAGQRRVTMLEMALSNASIGTFDWDFPSGHVVWDERSCRLFGISPEEFDGRIETFERSVHPEDRALVAEAVAKSHRTGKYDVTYRVVHPDGAVRWITAESRVVYNREGNPQRMIGIVQDRTDEHEREAARKARSDFILALTRSLAAALSTDDVVSAVAAAALRELGGTRLAVFLREEDGTLRLAGSRGYAPEQVPKLRLLGEVSTEHPLLRSVWAGTPLFIETAREYRERFPDERLASPSGDNAQAWAVLPLMSARNLVGSCVITYARPRRFSPDDRTVYTAAAGIIAQALTRASLYDSGRGYLTELQQLMLPRDLPELPGLEVAVRYRPGSEGLDVGGDWYDVLRLPGDRAALIIGDVQGHSARAAAVMGQMRTAMRARAAEYHSAQGLMAWANRTLCDLDTDLFATCIITEVDRARRRLRIVRAGHPYPMLLCPDGTVRDIEVPGGTPLGTFTEETYPSWETELEPDSTLLLYTDGLVEAPGSDYTGGVTRIADQLARDGRLPLDVLADRLVAPAASRSLHDDIAVLLLRPDG; encoded by the coding sequence ATGGCCACAGGGCACGGCAGCGGCAGGTTCGCGGACGCGCTCGTCCGGCTGCTGGCCTGTGCCGAACCGGACGACCTGCTGGCCGAGGCGGCGGCCGCGCTCTCGCCCCGGGTACAGGACGCGGTCGGCGTCCTGTACCGGCTGGACGCGGACGGATCGCTGCGGCTGACCGCCTCCGTCGGACTGCCCGCCGCCTACCTCGAAGCCTACCGCGTCATCCCCGTGGACTCCTGGCTGCCGTGCGCCCGCGCGGTACGGGAGAGCCGCCCGGTCTGGACGACCGCCGGTGAGTACGCGCGGCCCGACCTCCACCCGGAGGACCACGGCCGCGTGCCGCTGCCCTCCAGCGCGGAGTTCGTCGCCGTCCCCCTGCTCGTGGACGGCACCTGCCTCGGCGCGCTCAGCCTGCGGGTACCCCGGGGCAGCGCGCTGGACTCCACGGTCGAGTACCGGCTGATGGCACTGGCCACGGCCTGCGCCCACCGCTGGGAGCGGATCCTGACCGGCGGGAACGTCCCCGCCGGGGACCAGGGACTGCCGCCGAGGGCCCTGGCGGCAGGGCAGCGGCGGGTGACGATGCTGGAGATGGCGCTGTCCAACGCCAGCATCGGCACCTTCGACTGGGACTTCCCCTCCGGCCACGTCGTCTGGGACGAGCGGTCCTGCCGGCTCTTCGGCATCAGCCCCGAGGAGTTCGACGGCCGCATCGAGACGTTCGAGAGGTCCGTCCACCCCGAGGACCGGGCCCTGGTGGCGGAAGCGGTCGCCAAGAGCCACCGGACGGGCAAGTACGACGTCACCTACCGCGTCGTGCACCCCGACGGCGCCGTCCGCTGGATCACGGCCGAGAGCCGGGTCGTCTACAACCGCGAGGGAAACCCGCAGCGCATGATCGGCATCGTCCAGGACCGGACGGACGAGCACGAGCGGGAAGCGGCCCGCAAGGCCCGCAGCGACTTCATCCTCGCCCTCACCCGCTCCCTGGCCGCCGCCCTCTCCACCGACGACGTCGTCTCCGCCGTGGCCGCCGCGGCGCTGCGGGAGCTGGGCGGTACCCGGCTGGCCGTCTTCCTGCGCGAGGAGGACGGCACCCTGCGGCTGGCGGGCTCCCGGGGCTACGCCCCCGAGCAGGTGCCGAAGCTGCGGCTGCTGGGCGAGGTCAGCACCGAGCACCCGCTCCTGCGGTCCGTGTGGGCGGGCACGCCGCTGTTCATCGAGACCGCGCGCGAGTACCGCGAGCGCTTCCCCGACGAGCGGCTGGCCTCGCCCAGCGGCGACAACGCCCAGGCGTGGGCCGTCCTGCCGCTGATGTCCGCCCGCAACCTCGTGGGCAGCTGCGTCATCACCTACGCGCGGCCCCGGCGCTTCTCCCCCGACGACCGGACCGTCTACACGGCCGCGGCGGGCATCATCGCCCAGGCCCTCACCCGGGCGTCCCTCTACGACTCGGGTCGGGGCTACCTCACGGAGCTGCAGCAGCTCATGCTCCCCCGCGACCTGCCCGAGCTGCCGGGGCTGGAGGTCGCCGTCCGCTACCGGCCGGGGTCGGAGGGCCTGGACGTCGGCGGGGACTGGTACGACGTCCTGCGGCTGCCCGGCGACCGGGCCGCGCTGATCATCGGCGACGTCCAGGGGCACAGCGCCCGGGCGGCGGCGGTCATGGGGCAGATGCGCACCGCCATGCGCGCCCGCGCCGCCGAGTACCACTCGGCCCAGGGGCTCATGGCCTGGGCCAACCGCACGCTCTGCGACCTGGACACCGACCTCTTCGCCACGTGCATCATCACGGAGGTGGACCGGGCCAGGCGGCGGCTGCGCATCGTGCGCGCCGGCCACCCCTACCCCATGCTGCTGTGCCCCGACGGAACCGTGCGGGACATCGAGGTGCCGGGCGGCACGCCGCTCGGCACCTTCACCGAGGAGACCTACCCCTCGTGGGAGACGGAGCTGGAGCCGGACAGCACGCTGCTGCTGTACACCGACGGCCTGGTGGAGGCGCCGGGCTCCGACTACACCGGAGGGGTCACGCGGATCGCCGACCAGCTCGCGCGCGACGGGCGCCTGCCACTGGACGTGCTCGCCGACCGCCTGGTCGCGCCCGCCGCCTCCCGCTCCCTGCACGACGACATCGCGGTCCTGCTGCTGCGCCCCGACGGCTGA